Proteins from one Leptonema illini DSM 21528 genomic window:
- a CDS encoding GNAT family N-acetyltransferase, protein MIQIIDYSPTMAHQIADLFHASIHRVACRDYTAEELAVWAPFPIDYDHWLERLNRKQPAVAVDSNETTVLGFAELDPDGHIDCFYVHPDHQRRGVGIALMQAIAEKAEEIGLRRLFAEVSITAKPFFLQMGFTVVRPNLAARGGMLLKNYIMERFCQ, encoded by the coding sequence ATGATTCAGATCATCGACTATTCGCCCACCATGGCCCATCAAATTGCCGATCTCTTCCATGCCTCCATTCATCGGGTGGCCTGTCGGGATTATACAGCCGAGGAGCTGGCCGTATGGGCGCCATTTCCTATCGATTACGATCACTGGCTTGAGCGGTTAAATAGAAAACAACCAGCTGTGGCCGTTGATTCGAACGAGACGACGGTACTCGGTTTTGCAGAGCTTGATCCGGACGGACATATCGATTGCTTCTATGTTCATCCCGATCATCAACGTCGCGGTGTTGGAATAGCGCTCATGCAGGCCATCGCGGAAAAGGCTGAAGAGATCGGGTTGCGCCGTCTTTTTGCCGAGGTGAGCATCACTGCAAAACCCTTCTTTTTACAGATGGGATTCACCGTTGTGCGGCCGAATCTGGCCGCACGCGGCGGTATGTTGCTCAAGAACTATATCATGGAACGCTTTTGTCAGTAA
- a CDS encoding lysophospholipid acyltransferase family protein encodes MSEKSSHIRSETTATEDLPSFARYLLWQRLLGWLVFPVMGAALVLAMRLVGRYTIREMKEIRREFRRIVRENPSLLICPNHLTMIDSGVIQWALAANTFYFLHYRKLPWNIPAVENFGHNFFLRLITYLTKCIPIDRTGPSEHREGVLDRMAWLLRRGDPILLFPEGRRSQTGRLDLEGAAYGPGLLLQCVPDTAVLCIYMRGDHQTAKSTLPAKGERFTLAMRLIRPSTEQRGMRAQRELSHQILAELQSMEEDFFRSRESQTTL; translated from the coding sequence GTGTCTGAAAAATCATCCCACATCCGAAGCGAAACGACTGCGACTGAAGATCTGCCGTCGTTTGCAAGATACCTGCTCTGGCAACGATTGCTTGGCTGGCTTGTCTTTCCCGTGATGGGAGCGGCTCTTGTGCTTGCGATGCGCCTGGTCGGGCGTTATACGATCCGTGAGATGAAAGAAATCAGACGTGAGTTCCGTCGCATCGTGCGCGAGAATCCGTCGCTTCTTATATGTCCGAATCATCTGACGATGATCGATTCTGGCGTTATCCAGTGGGCTCTTGCCGCCAATACGTTTTACTTCTTACATTATCGAAAGCTTCCGTGGAATATTCCCGCCGTCGAGAATTTCGGCCATAACTTCTTTCTGCGGCTGATTACGTATCTGACGAAGTGTATTCCGATCGATCGTACCGGGCCGAGCGAACATCGAGAAGGCGTACTCGATCGCATGGCCTGGCTGCTCCGACGCGGCGATCCCATCCTTCTTTTTCCTGAGGGCAGACGTTCTCAGACCGGGCGACTTGATCTCGAAGGGGCGGCCTACGGTCCCGGTCTGCTTCTGCAGTGCGTGCCCGACACGGCCGTGCTCTGTATTTACATGCGCGGCGATCATCAAACGGCAAAATCGACCCTGCCTGCGAAAGGGGAACGTTTTACGTTAGCGATGCGACTGATCCGCCCTTCGACAGAGCAGCGGGGGATGCGGGCACAGAGAGAGCTTTCGCATCAGATCCTTGCAGAGCTGCAATCGATGGAAGAGGATTTCTTTCGCAGCCGTGAATCGCAGACGACCTTATAA
- a CDS encoding FAD-binding and (Fe-S)-binding domain-containing protein gives MQRDFIRSLEKAIGVEKVSTRWIDRLALSSDASFYSLVPACIVRPTSVDDVASLLRLAGNYRLPLTFRAAGTSLSGQAISDSVLVDISRSFRDIQILDEGRRIRLQPGVTGQRANDHLRRYGRKIGPDPASIQAAMLGGILANNSSGMCCGVTQNAYHTLDAMTIVLPDGSRFNTETAADADRFRDEHASLYNGLLEIRRRMLTDEAIRDRIRDKYRIKNTVGYGMNAFLDFDRPLDILAHLMIGSEGTLGFIADATLRTVPASKHKLTTLLLFRDLHAAGAAVPELLDAAAVEIMDRSAIRSIERKAGSLAEILSSAPDEAAALLVEFEFATAAELEEHKPDIERRLSDFSLLVAPLLTADVQQQALYWSLRKGMYPSVGSLRPKGSSALIEDVAVPVRHLADLCADLQRLFKTYAYDEAIIFGHAKDGNLHFVITPTFPSDEEVQRYEALMNDVVDLVVHKYDGALKGEHGTGRNMAPFVETEWGDVIYSLMKEVKRLVDPLNICNPGVIINDDRRVHLANLKPLPAVHDEVDLCIECGFCENRCPSRDLTLTPRQRIVVQRLLQDPRRSDLRPEILKDYAYAGVDTCATDGLCATACPVGIDTGRYMKDLRAQKQGALSKRVAQFVSTHMRLISFFIGLSLRPLSVPGMSHLGRFFTDVVRLIFRIPQLPVSMRAGARIAAKGDSNADILYFPTCISRTMGGYADAPSIPETIERLVRRSGLQMRVASDSSGHCCGTPMASKGFPEAAEHSLSALVEMLFRESEGGRIPVVLDTSSCTYALLQRAAASDNGDAVGRKLHALRILDSVVFASEKLLPRLRVTKRQRSIALHPTCASQKMNHLAYLQTVAAACAESVVIPISAGCCGMAGDRGMLFPELTASATREEAEQMRNEHCSGHYSSARTCELALTEATGQPYHSMLHLLDRATE, from the coding sequence ATGCAGAGAGATTTCATTCGTTCGTTAGAAAAGGCGATCGGCGTCGAGAAGGTGTCGACGCGATGGATCGACCGCCTGGCCTTATCGTCCGATGCGAGCTTTTACAGCCTTGTGCCGGCCTGCATCGTGCGCCCGACGTCGGTAGACGACGTGGCGTCCCTCTTGCGTCTTGCCGGCAACTATCGCCTGCCGCTGACCTTTCGAGCGGCCGGAACAAGCCTTTCGGGCCAGGCTATCAGCGACAGCGTACTCGTCGATATCAGCCGCTCTTTTCGCGATATTCAGATTCTTGACGAAGGCCGACGCATTCGCCTGCAGCCAGGCGTCACCGGTCAACGGGCGAACGACCATCTGCGCCGCTATGGTCGCAAGATCGGACCTGACCCAGCCAGCATACAGGCGGCGATGCTGGGCGGCATCCTTGCGAATAACTCAAGCGGCATGTGCTGTGGCGTAACGCAGAACGCCTATCATACGCTTGATGCGATGACGATTGTGTTACCCGATGGCAGCCGTTTTAACACCGAGACGGCGGCCGATGCAGACCGTTTTCGAGACGAGCATGCATCGCTGTATAACGGCCTGCTTGAGATCCGACGGCGTATGCTAACCGATGAAGCGATTCGGGATCGCATTCGCGATAAATACCGCATCAAGAACACAGTCGGCTACGGCATGAACGCCTTTCTTGATTTCGACCGTCCTCTTGATATCCTCGCCCATCTGATGATCGGCAGCGAGGGCACGCTCGGTTTTATTGCCGATGCGACGCTTCGGACGGTGCCCGCATCAAAGCATAAGCTGACGACGTTGCTTCTGTTTCGTGATCTGCATGCGGCAGGAGCGGCCGTGCCCGAGCTTCTTGACGCGGCGGCGGTCGAGATCATGGATCGAAGCGCCATTCGCAGCATCGAGAGAAAGGCAGGCTCTCTTGCAGAGATTCTCAGTTCGGCTCCCGATGAGGCCGCCGCACTGCTTGTTGAGTTTGAGTTTGCCACGGCCGCCGAGCTGGAAGAACACAAGCCGGACATCGAGAGACGCCTGAGTGATTTCTCGCTTCTGGTCGCTCCGTTGTTAACCGCCGACGTGCAACAGCAGGCGCTTTACTGGAGCCTGCGCAAGGGCATGTATCCCTCTGTGGGATCGCTGAGACCCAAGGGCAGCTCGGCTCTGATCGAAGACGTGGCGGTGCCTGTAAGGCATCTTGCCGATCTATGCGCCGATCTGCAGCGGTTGTTCAAGACGTATGCCTATGACGAGGCCATCATTTTCGGCCATGCAAAAGACGGCAATCTGCACTTTGTTATAACGCCGACCTTCCCCTCTGATGAAGAGGTTCAACGATACGAAGCTCTTATGAACGACGTCGTAGATCTTGTCGTGCATAAATACGACGGAGCCTTGAAAGGCGAGCATGGCACGGGCCGGAATATGGCGCCTTTCGTGGAGACGGAGTGGGGCGATGTGATCTATTCACTGATGAAAGAGGTGAAGCGACTCGTCGATCCGTTGAACATCTGCAATCCGGGCGTTATTATTAACGACGATCGACGTGTACATCTGGCTAACCTGAAGCCGCTGCCAGCCGTACATGACGAGGTCGATCTATGTATCGAATGTGGCTTCTGCGAGAATCGCTGCCCGAGCAGGGATCTGACGCTGACGCCGAGGCAGCGCATCGTCGTGCAGCGACTGCTTCAAGATCCTCGAAGATCCGACCTGCGCCCTGAGATCCTGAAAGACTACGCCTATGCCGGAGTCGATACCTGCGCCACCGACGGGTTATGCGCCACGGCCTGCCCGGTGGGAATCGATACGGGCCGCTATATGAAGGATCTGCGCGCGCAGAAGCAGGGGGCTCTATCGAAGCGTGTGGCGCAGTTTGTATCGACGCACATGAGGCTCATCAGTTTTTTTATCGGGCTTTCGTTGCGTCCGTTATCTGTGCCGGGTATGAGTCACCTCGGGCGTTTTTTCACCGATGTCGTGCGTCTCATATTTCGCATACCACAGCTTCCCGTTTCGATGCGTGCAGGCGCACGCATAGCTGCGAAGGGCGACTCAAACGCCGATATTCTGTATTTCCCCACCTGTATCAGTCGCACGATGGGTGGTTATGCAGATGCACCCTCCATTCCTGAAACGATCGAGCGCCTTGTGCGCCGCTCCGGCCTGCAGATGCGCGTGGCCAGCGATTCGAGCGGCCATTGCTGCGGAACGCCGATGGCGTCGAAGGGATTTCCAGAGGCCGCAGAGCATTCGTTATCCGCCCTTGTTGAGATGCTCTTTCGAGAAAGCGAAGGTGGCAGGATCCCCGTCGTTCTTGATACGTCTTCATGCACCTACGCTTTGCTCCAGAGGGCCGCAGCGTCTGACAATGGCGACGCTGTAGGCAGGAAGCTGCATGCTCTGCGGATTTTGGACTCCGTCGTCTTTGCCTCTGAGAAGCTGCTTCCGCGCCTTCGGGTAACGAAGCGACAGAGGAGCATTGCGCTGCATCCGACCTGCGCCTCGCAGAAGATGAATCATCTGGCGTATTTACAGACCGTCGCTGCGGCCTGCGCTGAATCTGTCGTTATTCCTATCTCGGCCGGTTGTTGCGGTATGGCCGGCGATCGAGGGATGCTCTTTCCCGAGCTGACGGCTTCTGCGACCCGTGAAGAGGCGGAGCAGATGAGAAACGAACATTGCTCTGGACATTACAGCTCGGCCCGAACCTGCGAGCTTGCTTTAACCGAAGCGACGGGGCAACCGTATCATTCGATGCTTCATCTGCTTGATCGAGCGACGGAATAG
- a CDS encoding phosphopantetheine-binding protein, protein MEQKEIMEKVLKILGPYAKNKDALAAANDSTNILTDLEVNSSRLVDIILAFEDEFDIEVEDGEADKVNTVGAAVSMIKNKL, encoded by the coding sequence ATGGAACAGAAGGAAATAATGGAAAAGGTCCTGAAAATACTCGGACCGTATGCCAAAAATAAAGATGCTCTTGCTGCGGCTAACGACAGCACGAACATCCTGACAGATCTGGAAGTCAACTCTTCCCGTCTGGTCGACATCATCCTCGCTTTTGAAGATGAGTTCGATATTGAAGTGGAAGATGGCGAGGCTGATAAGGTGAACACCGTCGGCGCCGCCGTGAGCATGATCAAGAATAAACTCTGA
- a CDS encoding 4'-phosphopantetheinyl transferase family protein yields the protein MGIFLRDPHFVFGNDVVDLFEERDRSAAFLDRYVRKICTDAEASFLRKEDDFEEALWKVWALKESAFKAVNRRDRSRSFRYRELEVQPGFHAVHDHGTGLALEASVFFERQSRFETKSRKETDCQCVVGIAWSAPAEEDALLVSWIDHVEEEADLSREVREQAASILRDLEIDASADIVQRRPAPDGELLPPVLDLPYGEAPVSLSHHGRLVMTTMHLDTSVERYLKHWQDRPTLRDGRRIFFLPAN from the coding sequence ATGGGCATCTTTCTAAGAGATCCGCATTTCGTTTTTGGTAACGATGTCGTCGATCTCTTTGAAGAAAGGGATCGCTCGGCGGCCTTTCTTGATCGCTACGTGCGGAAGATCTGCACGGACGCCGAAGCGTCCTTTCTCAGAAAGGAGGATGACTTCGAAGAAGCTCTCTGGAAGGTATGGGCCTTAAAGGAGAGCGCCTTCAAGGCCGTTAACCGTCGGGATCGCAGCCGATCCTTTCGCTATCGTGAGCTTGAGGTGCAGCCTGGCTTTCATGCGGTGCATGATCATGGCACAGGCCTGGCCCTGGAAGCGTCCGTTTTTTTCGAGAGGCAATCCCGTTTTGAAACAAAATCCCGCAAAGAAACGGATTGCCAGTGTGTGGTCGGCATCGCCTGGTCCGCTCCTGCCGAAGAAGACGCCCTTCTTGTCAGCTGGATCGATCATGTAGAAGAAGAGGCCGATCTCTCGCGTGAGGTGCGCGAGCAGGCGGCGTCGATTCTGCGCGATCTGGAAATCGACGCCTCGGCCGATATCGTGCAGCGCAGGCCCGCACCCGACGGAGAGCTGCTGCCGCCCGTGCTTGACCTTCCGTATGGAGAAGCTCCCGTTTCTCTGTCGCACCATGGACGACTGGTGATGACGACCATGCATCTTGATACTTCGGTCGAACGCTATCTGAAACACTGGCAGGATCGTCCGACTCTACGGGATGGGCGACGGATTTTTTTTCTTCCGGCGAATTGA
- a CDS encoding beta-ketoacyl-[acyl-carrier-protein] synthase family protein, which produces MSRRVVVTGVGVITSNGHGKEEFSKALREGKSGIRFRQEIADLSFACHVGGWIDRDKLMKTAEGYFSEENLLAMNEIMILAGIASIDAWKDAGFQVTDPKDDHVNWDAGCIVGLGLSGMETIAEKVIPRIDEGKVKRLGSTMVEQIMASSVSAKIGGLLALGNQSSSNSSACNTGTEAIIMGYDRIRHGDADRMVVGGAESSSRYVWGAFDAMKVLSSKYNETPEKASRPMSASSAGFVPGSGSGVLLLESLESAQKRGAKIYAEVLGAHLNCGGHRNGGSMTFPNPESVQLAIKEAIRKAGIKPEEIDAINGHLTATMADPVEVNNWVQALGLPADKFPHIQSTKSMIGHCLGAAGSIESAAVMLQLEQGFLHKSINCEDLHEKIQPYAKSVLQETLNKQARIFAKASFGFGDVNGCVIYKKWEG; this is translated from the coding sequence ATGAGTAGAAGAGTTGTTGTAACAGGCGTCGGGGTGATTACCTCGAACGGTCACGGAAAAGAGGAATTCTCTAAGGCCCTGCGCGAAGGCAAGAGCGGCATACGCTTTCGTCAGGAAATCGCCGATCTGAGTTTTGCCTGCCATGTCGGCGGCTGGATCGATCGCGATAAGCTGATGAAAACGGCCGAGGGATATTTCTCTGAAGAAAACCTTCTCGCCATGAATGAAATCATGATCCTTGCCGGTATTGCCTCGATCGACGCCTGGAAAGACGCCGGTTTTCAGGTCACCGATCCGAAAGACGATCACGTGAACTGGGATGCGGGCTGTATCGTCGGTCTCGGCCTTTCAGGTATGGAAACCATCGCCGAGAAGGTTATCCCCCGTATTGACGAGGGCAAGGTGAAGCGACTCGGTTCGACGATGGTCGAGCAGATCATGGCGTCGTCCGTTTCGGCGAAGATCGGCGGCCTGCTCGCTCTTGGCAATCAATCATCATCGAATTCAAGCGCGTGTAACACCGGCACCGAAGCCATCATCATGGGTTATGATCGCATCCGTCATGGCGATGCCGATCGCATGGTCGTCGGCGGTGCGGAGTCGTCTTCGCGTTATGTATGGGGCGCCTTCGACGCGATGAAGGTTCTCAGCTCGAAGTATAACGAGACTCCCGAAAAGGCCTCGCGACCGATGAGCGCCTCAAGCGCCGGTTTCGTTCCGGGCTCTGGATCGGGCGTACTGCTTCTTGAAAGCCTCGAAAGCGCTCAGAAGCGCGGAGCGAAGATCTATGCCGAAGTACTCGGCGCTCATCTGAACTGCGGCGGACATCGTAACGGCGGAAGCATGACCTTCCCCAATCCGGAGTCGGTGCAGCTTGCCATCAAAGAAGCGATTCGCAAGGCCGGTATCAAGCCTGAAGAGATCGACGCCATTAACGGCCACCTGACGGCTACGATGGCCGATCCCGTTGAGGTGAATAACTGGGTGCAGGCGCTCGGTCTTCCGGCCGATAAATTCCCGCATATTCAGTCGACGAAGTCGATGATCGGGCATTGCCTTGGCGCCGCCGGATCGATCGAGTCGGCGGCCGTTATGCTTCAGCTCGAACAGGGCTTTCTGCATAAGTCCATCAACTGTGAGGATCTTCACGAGAAGATTCAGCCGTATGCGAAAAGCGTTCTCCAGGAGACGCTGAACAAACAGGCGCGCATCTTCGCCAAAGCCAGCTTCGGCTTCGGCGACGTAAACGGATGCGTGATCTACAAGAAATGGGAGGGATAA
- a CDS encoding 3-hydroxyacyl-ACP dehydratase FabZ family protein, producing the protein MAAELVTDPAIIEKVLQTVPQRPPFRYIDRILELSEDHIVGQYTYSKDEFFYPGHFPGHPVTPGVILLETMAQTGVVALGIYNAIKNGGSLNQISLFTDAEVEFAAMVLPGDTVTIKSQKIFLRRGKIRSKVDIYKQDGTLAASGTLSGMGVAL; encoded by the coding sequence ATGGCGGCTGAGCTCGTCACCGACCCGGCGATCATTGAAAAGGTTCTGCAGACCGTTCCACAACGGCCGCCTTTTCGTTACATCGATCGCATTCTCGAACTGTCCGAGGATCATATCGTCGGGCAGTACACATACAGCAAGGATGAGTTTTTTTATCCGGGGCATTTTCCCGGGCATCCCGTCACGCCGGGAGTCATCCTTCTTGAGACGATGGCGCAAACGGGCGTCGTCGCCCTCGGAATCTACAACGCGATAAAGAATGGCGGAAGTCTGAACCAGATATCTCTGTTCACCGACGCAGAGGTGGAGTTCGCGGCGATGGTGTTACCCGGTGATACGGTTACTATCAAAAGCCAGAAGATCTTCCTGCGAAGAGGGAAGATCCGTTCTAAGGTTGATATCTATAAGCAGGACGGCACACTGGCCGCCTCGGGCACGCTGTCCGGAATGGGAGTAGCATTATGA
- a CDS encoding multiheme c-type cytochrome yields MPRIPLLIVSTLLLIGPGCITNPPETSDPDPFADNDQAALSAFERIKSRGETLPDSERYRMLFNRPPFDDTASPILSRLSQGRYPVADAGSNPRWQKAESCARCHEKEFGAWKKSLHSQAFTNARFYHAFQLEPMAWCMNCHAPYWYNSGHAAEARPIRPIQEIYQTDKRQYVVHRPHATDRLPSYREDYDYDDLRSPQNEEGVSCAVCHVRNDVVYTGRPVTSEMATKAGADDGHELRHDPILRSPDLCAGCHEFNFPDRVSPFIAYSPHPMQATVSEFLAHRQKGSAPATTCTGCHLRQDAHIASPLSHREAIPHVIQIRFHTRQSLLKMQIRIPRIGHPFPTGDLFRQVRVRAFSDGGRELLDYRIARIVNNATLKIESDTRLLPVNQTIDTELVFPLREAPSRCEVEYLFEGRIEHTLPRAMPDEEKRIVLFSGPCK; encoded by the coding sequence ATGCCCCGAATACCGCTTCTGATCGTTTCGACGCTCTTACTGATCGGGCCTGGCTGTATAACAAATCCTCCGGAAACTTCCGATCCCGATCCTTTCGCGGATAACGATCAGGCTGCCCTATCAGCGTTTGAGCGCATCAAGAGCCGCGGCGAGACCTTGCCAGATTCAGAGCGCTATCGAATGCTCTTCAACAGACCTCCGTTCGACGATACTGCGAGTCCGATCCTTTCCCGCTTGAGTCAGGGGCGTTATCCGGTTGCAGACGCCGGCTCAAATCCTCGCTGGCAGAAAGCAGAGTCCTGTGCTCGATGCCACGAAAAAGAATTTGGAGCCTGGAAGAAGAGTCTTCACAGTCAGGCCTTCACGAATGCTCGATTCTATCATGCCTTTCAGCTTGAACCGATGGCCTGGTGTATGAACTGCCATGCACCTTACTGGTATAACAGCGGGCACGCCGCCGAAGCGAGGCCAATCAGGCCGATTCAGGAGATCTACCAGACCGATAAGCGGCAGTACGTCGTTCACCGCCCTCATGCAACCGATCGCCTGCCTTCTTACCGAGAGGATTACGACTACGATGATCTGCGCTCGCCGCAGAACGAAGAAGGAGTCAGCTGCGCCGTTTGTCATGTGCGCAATGACGTGGTTTATACAGGCCGCCCCGTCACATCAGAAATGGCCACGAAGGCCGGGGCAGACGACGGCCATGAACTGCGTCATGATCCGATACTGCGCAGCCCGGACCTCTGCGCCGGATGCCACGAGTTCAACTTCCCGGATCGAGTGAGCCCCTTTATCGCATACTCCCCTCATCCCATGCAAGCGACAGTCAGCGAATTCCTTGCACACAGGCAAAAGGGCTCTGCGCCGGCAACAACCTGCACGGGCTGCCATCTACGACAGGACGCTCACATCGCCTCTCCTCTTTCCCATCGCGAAGCGATCCCGCATGTTATCCAAATCCGGTTTCACACCCGGCAGTCCCTTTTAAAAATGCAGATCCGCATCCCGCGCATCGGGCATCCCTTTCCTACAGGCGATCTTTTTCGTCAGGTGCGAGTCCGCGCATTCAGCGACGGCGGCCGTGAGCTTCTTGACTATCGCATTGCCCGAATCGTAAACAACGCTACATTGAAGATCGAGTCAGACACTCGTTTACTGCCTGTGAATCAAACCATCGACACCGAACTCGTTTTCCCTCTCAGAGAAGCGCCGAGCCGGTGCGAGGTCGAATACCTATTCGAGGGACGCATCGAGCATACTCTTCCGCGGGCTATGCCTGATGAGGAAAAGCGGATTGTTCTTTTCAGTGGTCCATGCAAATAG
- a CDS encoding RsmE family RNA methyltransferase, which produces MFLIYRTFEEFRKHPETVELNPDEVQHLKARRIEPDTEIVVCDGRGRTAPALLLRESSGRKEQWSCRPDYTRQEFVDAPECIVYCALPKGSRVDLILEKGTELGMTRFVPVEFERSVRETYSQERAERLAMQAAGQSRRRYIPVFEQPIGLEELLSRIEGSAEACMFLLLDPSGRAAVDLLPRKRDAERTIRSHAIVVGPEGGITDLERIAMLEKGALPVALSDGILRIETAVLAGLSYLNLLQA; this is translated from the coding sequence ATGTTCCTTATTTACCGCACATTTGAAGAGTTCCGGAAGCATCCGGAGACTGTTGAACTGAATCCCGACGAAGTCCAGCATTTGAAGGCCCGTCGAATCGAGCCCGATACCGAGATCGTCGTCTGTGACGGCCGTGGTCGCACCGCTCCCGCTCTGCTGCTGCGCGAAAGCTCCGGGCGCAAAGAGCAATGGAGCTGCAGGCCCGATTACACCCGTCAGGAATTCGTCGATGCTCCAGAGTGCATCGTCTATTGCGCCCTGCCTAAAGGCAGTCGCGTGGATCTGATACTCGAAAAAGGAACGGAGCTCGGCATGACGCGATTCGTTCCCGTCGAGTTCGAGCGATCTGTACGCGAGACCTATTCGCAGGAACGAGCGGAGCGTCTTGCCATGCAGGCGGCCGGACAGAGCAGACGTCGTTATATTCCCGTGTTTGAACAGCCGATCGGTCTTGAAGAGCTGCTTTCGCGCATCGAGGGATCGGCCGAAGCCTGTATGTTTCTTTTACTTGATCCATCGGGCAGAGCGGCCGTCGATCTACTTCCGCGCAAGCGAGATGCGGAGCGTACGATCCGCTCGCATGCCATCGTTGTCGGTCCGGAAGGAGGCATCACAGATCTGGAACGGATCGCTATGCTTGAAAAAGGGGCTCTGCCGGTTGCGTTATCCGACGGTATCCTGCGCATTGAGACGGCCGTTCTCGCCGGACTGAGTTATCTCAACCTGCTTCAGGCCTGA
- a CDS encoding dihydrofolate reductase family protein: MPSRITLHMVTSLDGFIATSDGSMDWFEFTSPYERGVEEEDAAQFLSGIDCYIMGSHTYELARQVGWPYGDTPVIVLTGRKLPVTKENVRFYSGEIPELLKGLPYQNTYLVGGAKVCREFLRLNLVDELCLTTIPMLLGSGLPLFESGSAQTRLALKDCKAYKNGLVETRYTIGKGL; this comes from the coding sequence ATGCCCTCGCGCATCACCCTTCACATGGTTACAAGCCTTGACGGCTTCATCGCCACCAGCGACGGCAGCATGGACTGGTTCGAGTTTACGTCTCCCTATGAGAGGGGTGTCGAAGAAGAAGATGCCGCGCAGTTCCTATCCGGTATCGATTGTTATATCATGGGCTCGCATACGTATGAACTTGCGCGTCAGGTCGGCTGGCCCTATGGCGATACTCCTGTCATCGTGCTTACCGGACGAAAGCTTCCTGTAACGAAAGAGAACGTACGCTTCTATTCAGGAGAAATTCCCGAGCTGCTGAAGGGCCTGCCATATCAGAACACCTATCTTGTCGGTGGAGCGAAGGTGTGTCGGGAGTTTCTTCGTCTGAATCTCGTCGACGAGCTATGCCTAACGACGATTCCCATGCTGCTGGGCTCGGGCCTGCCTCTTTTTGAAAGCGGCTCAGCACAGACCAGGCTTGCACTCAAAGACTGTAAGGCTTACAAGAATGGTCTTGTAGAAACCCGCTACACGATCGGCAAGGGGCTCTAA
- a CDS encoding DJ-1/PfpI family protein, with the protein MSAKKILMFVGDFVEDYEVMVPFQILTMVGHTVHAVCPGKKPGDTVRTAVHDFVGDQTYMEAPGHRFVVNFDFEKVDAKSYDALVIPGGRAPEYLRLNQKLLEMTRHFADSKKPIAAICHGPQILAAAGVLKGRNVIAYPAVGPECTVAGAKFGEVNDTASNALTDGNLVTAPAWPAHPEWMRQFLIVLGSKIEA; encoded by the coding sequence ATGAGCGCGAAGAAGATTTTGATGTTTGTCGGTGATTTTGTCGAGGATTACGAGGTGATGGTTCCATTTCAGATACTCACGATGGTCGGGCATACGGTGCATGCCGTCTGTCCGGGAAAGAAACCCGGAGATACGGTTCGAACGGCAGTTCATGACTTTGTTGGAGATCAGACGTATATGGAGGCGCCTGGCCACCGTTTTGTCGTGAACTTTGATTTCGAGAAGGTGGATGCAAAGAGTTACGATGCGCTGGTCATTCCCGGCGGTCGGGCTCCGGAGTACCTACGTCTGAATCAGAAGCTGCTGGAGATGACACGCCATTTTGCCGATAGCAAGAAGCCTATCGCAGCAATCTGTCACGGGCCCCAGATACTGGCCGCTGCCGGCGTATTAAAAGGGCGTAACGTGATAGCCTATCCTGCCGTCGGTCCCGAATGCACGGTGGCGGGGGCGAAATTTGGTGAGGTGAACGATACCGCATCAAATGCGTTAACCGATGGAAACCTCGTGACGGCTCCGGCATGGCCGGCGCATCCTGAGTGGATGCGACAGTTTCTGATCGTTCTCGGCTCAAAAATCGAGGCTTGA